From a region of the Lactuca sativa cultivar Salinas chromosome 4, Lsat_Salinas_v11, whole genome shotgun sequence genome:
- the LOC111886778 gene encoding pyridoxal 5'-phosphate synthase-like subunit PDX1.2, translated as MADDSAVTIYGNTTVSDLNKKDQNPFSVKVGLAQRLSGGAIIHVTNVNQAKIAESAGACCVIVSEPSTPTSGISRMLDPAVIKEIQESVPIPVMAKARVGHFVEAQVLEAIGVDYIDENELLAAADEDNFINKHNFRVPFVSGCRDLGEGLRRAREGAAMIRTQGDQSGSGDIVDTVRNVRKVMGKIRVLTNMDEDEVFTFAKELGAPYDIVAQTKQLGRLPVVHFASGGIVTPADAALMMQLGCDGVFIDSEIFNSSDPYKQVRSIVQAVRNYNDVHMLTGLNLRDNGGSSY; from the coding sequence ATGGCCGACGACTCTGCAGTCACCATTTACGGCAACACCACCGTGTCGGATCTCAACAAAAAAGATCAAAATCCCTTCTCAGTCAAGGTCGGACTAGCTCAACGGCTTAGTGGCGGAGCAATTATCCATGTGACAAACGTCAACCAAGCCAAGATCGCTGAATCCGCCGGAGCTTGCTGTGTGATTGTATCGGAACCATCAACACCCACCTCCGGCATTTCACGGATGTTAGATCCAGCTGTTATTAAAGAAATCCAAGAATCTGTCCCGATTCCCGTAATGGCAAAAGCCCGAGTCGGCCATTTTGTCGAAGCACAGGTACTTGAAGCCATTGGCGTTGATTACATAGACGAAAACGAGCTTCTTGCTGCAGCCGACGAGGATAACTTCATCAACAAACATAACTTTCGTGTCCCTTTCGTGTCAGGTTGTCGGGATTTGGGAGAGGGGTTGAGGAGAGCGAGAGAAGGTGCGGCGATGATTAGAACTCAAGGAGATCAATCTGGATCTGGCGACATTGTTGACACAGTCCGAAATGTAAGAAAAGTAATGGGAAAAATTAGGGTTCTAACAAACATGGATGAAGATGAAGTCTTCACATTCGCAAAAGAATTGGGTGCACCTTACGACATTGTTGCACAAACCAAGCAACTGGGTAGGCTTCCTGTAGTCCATTTTGCTTCTGGAGGTATTGTCACACCTGCAGATGCTGCTCTCATGATGCAATTGGGTTGCGATGGAGTCTTCATCGATTCTGAAATTTTCAACTCTTCAGATCCTTACAAACAAGTTCGATCTATTGTGCAGGCTGTTAGAAACTACAATGATGTTCATATGTTAACAGGGCTCAATCTTAGAGACAATGGAGGTAGTAGTTACTAG
- the LOC111886770 gene encoding mitochondrial arginine transporter BAC2, with protein MDFWPEFLASSWGKEFVAGGFGGIAGIMAGYPLDSIRVRQQSSPSGSALRILRQVATTEGPLALYRGMTAPLASVTFQNAMVFQIYAILSRAFDSSNSSADPPSYKGVALGGIGAGAIQSIMLSPIELIKIRLQLQTQSEKGPLSVAKNIIKTESWRGLYRGLTITALRDAPSHGFYFWTYEFMREQLHPGCRKSGHESFNTMLVAGGLAGVASWVCCYPLDVIKTRLQAQTPNSKVKYNGIVDCFQKSVRNDGYSVLFRGLGTAVSRAFVVNGAIFTAYETALRVFFNNGDSNTIEKQEALQADNAI; from the exons ATGGATTTCTGGCCGGAATTTCTTGCAAGCAGTTGGGGTAAGGAATTTGTCGCCGGAGGATTCGGTGGAATCGCCGGAATCATGGCTGGATACCCACTTGACAGTATCAGAGTCCGGCAACAAAGCTCCCCTTCCGGCTCTGCTCTTCGCATTCTCCGGCAGGTTGCTACTACCGAAGGTCCTCTTGCCCTTTACAGAGGCATGACTGCTCCCCTTGCCTCCGTCACCTTCCAG AACGCGATGGTTTTCCAAATCTACGCCATATTATCGCGAGCATTTGACTCATCAAATTCCTCCGCAGACCCCCCATCTTACAAAGGCGTAGCCCTAGGAGGAATCGGAGCCGGAGCAATCCAAAGCATAATGCTTTCCCCAATCGAATTAATCAAGATCCGACTTCAACTCCAAACCCAAtcagaaaaaggtccattaagtGTCgcgaaaaacattataaaaacagAAAGTTGGCGTGGACTCTATAGAGGCTTAACAATCACAGCCTTACGAGATGCACCTTCACATGGTTTCTATTTCTGGACATACGAATTCATGAGAGAACAACTTCATCCCGGGTGTAGAAAAAGTGGCCATGAAAGCTTCAACACAATGCTTGTTGCAGGTGGTCTTGCGGGTGTTGCTAGTTGGGTTTGTTGTTATCCTTTAGATGTTATTAAAACTAGACTTCAAGCACAAACACCAAATTCAAAAGTGAAGTATAATGGAATTGTGGATTGTTTTCAAAAAAGTGTTAGAAATGATGGGTATAGTGTGTTGTTTAGAGGATTGGGAACTGCTGTTTCTAGAGCTTTTGTTGTTAATGGTGCTATCTTTACAGCTTATGAAACTGCATTACGGGTGTTTTTCAACAATGGTGATAGTAATACAATTGAGAAGCAAGAAGCCCTTCAAGCAGATAATGCTATTTGA